From Carassius auratus strain Wakin unplaced genomic scaffold, ASM336829v1 scaf_tig00050428, whole genome shotgun sequence:
AAAAGGACACTAGAGCTGTTACACTGCAGTTTGCATCTAAACATTATGTACTTCATGTATTCATGATTATTACAGTTGTCTTGAGGTTAAAGATAGAACACTGCTTCAGGATCCAGACTTTACATTAGACATCAAATTGCAACCCGTCCTAATAGTAAACCTCTTGCTATGCTATcggtttttgttgcattttattatttgcattgagTACTGACCCATTTTTGGGGCATAAAACTGTCTCTGAAATGCTTTTGTAAAGTTTTTCCTCATCAGAATCAATGGAGAGATTTTTGGGCAGCACCCATTCTCCTGTGAAGTATGCGTAGTATACTCAGACTAGCATTGAACATATGGTCATGCTGGAAGATCATTTTATAGAATGCATCTAAGGGTAGATGCCCAGTAGGGTCAGCATGCTTCATGGCAGTCAGTGGCCTGTACAAACGATTGGTCTGATGACGAAATGGAGGGTTTTTGGACACAATTAGCTGGAGAgttttctgtaagaaaaaaaattataaaaaaagagacATTTCTCTGTTAAACATGGAGCCTTAACAAATAAAAGAACAGTCCATCCACTCACTAACCTCTGCCACTTCCTTAGGTGTCTGGCCGACTGAGTAAAAAACTTCATGTGAATATTTCAGGTAGATCTGACGGAAGATGCGAGCGGTCTCCTCGTCAGTCTCTGAGAGATCCATCTTCTCTGCCTCTTCATACACTTTCTTCTCAAACTCAGTTACAACTGGGCCTGGCTCCACTAACGTCATCCTTGTGAGATATGTATAGAAGCCATACTTAAAATGCATGAATTGGATCATTTATGGATCATAAATGATCCATGGTTTATGGATCATTAACATAAtataatgcacttaaaaaaaatactgtatacagTTTCAAAAAAGACAACGTTATTTAGCAACTTTGTGGTTGTTGCATGTTTACCCTTAAACATGCAACAAACTATAGCATACTTGTAAATTgagtttttattataaaaataatatgcttaagtgtgaactgaatgtaatgttttcggaCACTTAATTGAATGTAATATAAACTTTACATGTAATTTCAAACAATACActacaattaaaattttaatgaagTACTATATATGTGCTTTAATGTGTTAGtcaacacaaacatttatttaattctttaaagcatgacaaaagacttaatacttttaatttgacattattacaaagtgcacattttaaaagtgtacttaaatgTGTTAAGATACAGCTaagaaagtgttttttctttaagtATTTTATATTCACTTAAGTAtccttttatttgtttaatgttatATTACCTGCACACTAGAATGGAACATTCACTAAAAATCACTTTGGGACCAGCTGATCAAAAGTGAATTTACCTCAACCTAACCCTTTTTATCAGTTTGCTAAATCTGTTTTATTGTGTACTCACTTGACATTGAACTTCATAGCTTGCACGGCAAGACTCTCACAAAACCCCTCTACAGCAAATTTAGAGGCAGCATAGACATCATTGAAAAGTAGTCCTGAAAAAAAAGtcctctaaatatatatatatatatatatatatatgattctttCAGTTGTGAATGTATAGGGTTTATAATAAACGAGTTATGTGGTATTACCCTGGATTCCCAGGACGCTGCCCATCACTATGATGTGTCCACTCTGACGCCGCTTCATGTCAGGAAGCAGTTCCTTTACCAGTCTCACCAGCCCAAAGAAGTTAGTGTTGAAGAGTTCCTGCATAGCACTTACATTCTGACACTCCAAAGGACCAATCATACCCACACCGGCATTATTCACTACAAAACAGTGCAGAAGAGTCTAAATCAAACAGTATGAATTATCTCGTCAGAAACAAAGGGCAaatgtgtgtacgaatctgtaAGATATTCATATTACAGTGTAAActacttcagtgattttaatggatATTTTTGAAAGTGCACGAACAACAACAAGTTCTCTGC
This genomic window contains:
- the LOC113089589 gene encoding retinol dehydrogenase 8-like, which encodes MGTRKVLVTGCSSGIGLALAVRLAKDNLRRFKVVATMRDLDKREALERAAGKSLNRSLEIRQLDATCEDSIRECVNSLPDRQVDVLVNNAGVGMIGPLECQNVSAMQELFNTNFFGLVRLVKELLPDMKRRQSGHIIVMGSVLGIQGLLFNDVYAASKFAVEGFCESLAVQAMKFNVKMTLVEPGPVVTEFEKKVYEEAEKMDLSETDEETARIFRQIYLKYSHEVFYSVGQTPKEVAEKTLQLIVSKNPPFRHQTNRLYRPLTAMKHADPTGHLPLDAFYKMIFQHDHMFNASLSILRILHRRMGAAQKSLH